GAGTACCTCGAGCTCGACCTCTCCACGGTCGTCCCCTCCATCGCCGGCCCCAAGCGCCCGCAGGACCGCATCGAGCTGACCGACGCGAAGTCGCAGTTCGAGCGCGACCTCAACGACTACGCCCAGGTCGACCACGACATCGTCGACCTCACCACCTCCATGAGCTTCCCGGCGTCCGACCCGGGCGAGCTGCAGCCCGAGGACGAGCACTCGACGCACGAGACGCACCACGCCTCGCACAGCCCGGTGAGCGTCACGAAGCCCACGCGCGTCACGCTCGAGGACGGGCGCGACTTCACGCTCGACCACGGCGCCGTGGCCATCGCCGCCATCACGTCGTGCACCAACACGTCGAACCCGTCGGTCATGCTCGCGGCGGGGCTGCTCGCCCGCAACGCGAGCAAGAAGGGCCTCAAGGCCAAGCCGTGGGTGAAGACCACGCTGGCCCCCGGATCCAAGGTCGTCACGGACTACTACGAGAAGTCCGGCCTCACGACCTACCTCGAGGACCTCGGCTTCTACACGGTCGGCTACGGCTGCACCACGTGCATCGGCAACTCGGGCCCGCTGCTCGAGGAGATCTCCACCGCGGTGCAAGACAACGACCTCGCGGTGACGGCCGTCCTCTCGGGCAACCGCAACTTCGAGGGGCGCATCAACCCCGACGTGAAGATGAACTACCTCGCGAGCCCGCCGCTCGTCATCGCGTACGCGCTGGCCGGGTCGATGAACTTCGACTTCGACTCCGACGCGCTCGGCACCGACCCCGAGGGCAACGAGGTGTTCCTCAAGGACATCTGGCCCGACGCGGACGAGGTGCAGTCGACCATCGACAGCTCGATCGACACGGGCATGTTCACCCACCAGTACGCCGGCGTCTTCGACGGCGACGAGCGCTGGCGCTCGCTCCCCACCCCCACGGGTGCGACGTTCGAGTGGGACGCCGAGTCCACCTACGTGCGGAAGCCCCCGTACTTCGAGGGCCTCACCATGGAGATCACGCCGGTGTCGGACATCGCGGGTGCGCGCGTCCTCGCGAAGCTCGGCGACTCTGTCACGACCGACCACATCAGCCCCGCCGGATCCATCAAGGCGGACAGCCCCGCCGGCCACTACCTCGACGAGCACGGCGTCGGCCGCAAGGACTACAACTCCTACGGCTCGCGCCGCGGCAACCACGAGGTGATGATCCGCGGGACGTTTGCGAACATCCGCCTGCGCAACCAGCTACTCGATGGCGTCGAGGGCGGCTACACGCGCGACTTCACGCAGGAGGGCGGCCCGCAGTCGTTCATCTACGACGCGTCCGAGAACTACCAGGCGGCGGGCACCCCGCTCGTGATCCTCGGCGGCAAGGAGTACGGCTCCGGCTCGTCGCGCGACTGGGCGGCCAAGGGCACGAGCCTGCTGGGCGTCAAGGCGGTCATCACCGAGAGCTTCGAGCGGATCCACCGCTCCAACCTCATCGGCATGGGCGTCGTCCCGTTGCAGTTCCCGGCGGGGGAGACCTGGGCGTCGCTCGGCCTCGACGGCACCGAGGAGATCAGCATCTCGGGTCTCGAGGAGCTGAACTCCGGCACGACGCCGCGCACGGTGCACGTCGTCGCCGCACCGACCTCCGACTCGCCCGCGGGCAAGGAGACGGTGGAGTTCGACGCGGTCGTCCGCATCGATACCCCCGGCGAGGCGGACTACTACCGCAACGGCGGGATCCTGCAGTACGTGCTGCGCAGCCTCGTCGCGTAACAGGAACCTGAAGGGGGCCGGGCGGCGACGCCCGGCCTCCTTCCTGCGTGCGGCCCCTGCGTAGACTCGACAGGGCGGGCGTCGCGACATGGCACCCCAGGGAAAGGCGGTCAGCATGGGAATCCTCGAGACGATCACAGGACCCCGGGACCTCGACCGGCTGAGCCGCGAGCAGATGGTCGAGCTCGCCGCGGAGATCCGGCAGTTCCTCGTCGCGGAGGTCTCCAAGACCGGAGGCCACCTCGGGCCGAACCTCGGCGTCGTGGAGACGACGCTCGCGATCCACCGCGTGTTCGACTCCCCGCGGGACGCGATCGTGTTCGACACCGGGCACCAGTCGTACGTGCACAAGCTGGTCACGGGTCGCCAGGACTTCTCGAGGCTCCGCGAAGCGGGCGGGCTCGCCGGCTACCCGCAGCGGTCGGAGTCGGAG
This window of the Clavibacter sepedonicus genome carries:
- the acnA gene encoding aconitate hydratase AcnA; the protein is MSAINSFGAKDTLRVGDTDYEIYRIDTVAGHERLPFSLKVLLENLLRTEDGKNVTGSQISALGDWVPEADPDTEIQFTPARVVMQDFTGVPCIVDLATMREAVGELGGDPTKINPLAPAELVIDHSVIADLFGSEDALERNVDIEYERNGERYQFLRWGQTAFEDFKVVPPGTGIVHQVNIEHLARVTMTREVGGVLQAYPDTCVGTDSHTTMVNGLGVLGWGVGGIEAEAAMLGQPVSMLIPKVVGFKLSGEIPTGVTATDVVLTITQMLRKHGVVGKFVEFYGSGVGAVPLANRATIGNMSPEFGSTAAVFPIDDVTLEYLRLTGRSEEQVALVEAYAKQQGLWHDASVEPAFSEYLELDLSTVVPSIAGPKRPQDRIELTDAKSQFERDLNDYAQVDHDIVDLTTSMSFPASDPGELQPEDEHSTHETHHASHSPVSVTKPTRVTLEDGRDFTLDHGAVAIAAITSCTNTSNPSVMLAAGLLARNASKKGLKAKPWVKTTLAPGSKVVTDYYEKSGLTTYLEDLGFYTVGYGCTTCIGNSGPLLEEISTAVQDNDLAVTAVLSGNRNFEGRINPDVKMNYLASPPLVIAYALAGSMNFDFDSDALGTDPEGNEVFLKDIWPDADEVQSTIDSSIDTGMFTHQYAGVFDGDERWRSLPTPTGATFEWDAESTYVRKPPYFEGLTMEITPVSDIAGARVLAKLGDSVTTDHISPAGSIKADSPAGHYLDEHGVGRKDYNSYGSRRGNHEVMIRGTFANIRLRNQLLDGVEGGYTRDFTQEGGPQSFIYDASENYQAAGTPLVILGGKEYGSGSSRDWAAKGTSLLGVKAVITESFERIHRSNLIGMGVVPLQFPAGETWASLGLDGTEEISISGLEELNSGTTPRTVHVVAAPTSDSPAGKETVEFDAVVRIDTPGEADYYRNGGILQYVLRSLVA